TGCGCCTGCGGGTCGTCCAGCAACGTGTCGAAGAGAACGATCCGCCGGCTGGCACCGAAACCGGAGACGTACGCGTTGACGCCGCTGGTCCGGCGCGACGCGTCGGCCACCAGCACCGTCCTGACCGGCACGCTGTCCAGCGCGGCCAGCTCGAACAGCCGGTCGCGCAGGGGGCCTTCGGCCAACGGGGTGAACCGCATGAACAACGGCTCGAACACCAGCGGCTGCAGAAAAGCCATGCCCGTCAACAAAATCGCGGCACCGGCGGCGGCCGGCAGCCACCACCACTGCGGCAACACCCAGATCAGCGCGAACAGGACGAGCAGCGCCAGCTCGCCGAGGATGATGCTCAGCAACCAGCCTTTCGCGGCGTCCGACAGCCACAGCCCCCAGGTGCGCCGCGACAGGCCATAGCGCCGGCGGACGATCTCGCGGCGTACGCCGATCGGCAGTGTGACGAGGTCGAGCAGGAGCGCCAGCAGCGGCACGGCGACGACCAGCTGAGCCAGATAGCTGCCGCCAAACGGCGCCGCGACCGCCCGGATCAGCCAGGCGCCAAGCGGCGTGAAGCCGAGGACCAGCGGCACGATGAGCCCGATCACCCCACTCGCGTACGCCAGTGGCTTCATGGTCGTCACGTACCTGCGCGACACAGCGCGCTCCTCGTCGCTGAAGTCGATGAGCGGATCCGGCCTCGTACGTCCGCCCTCCGGCACCGGCGCGGCGTGCCACGGCACCGTACGCGCACTGTGGATCGCCGCGAAGGCGACCAGCGCGACCAGCACCACCGCCGCCAACCCCACCGACCAGGCCATCCCGACCTCCTCGACACCGCACGCATGGCCACCATGCGTGCATCCAACGCAAGCATGGTGGCCATGCGACCAATCAGCCGACCTGGGTCGTGACGTACGCGCGCCATGTCGCCACGAACTGCTCCGGTGTCATCCGCAGCACTTCCCGCAAACCCGTCGACACCGCCGAGTCGACATCACCACCAGCACCACCGACCACCGCGTAAAACCGCACCAGGCCCGCCTCCCCCGCGCGCGCAGCGATCAACCGACAGGCCAGCCACGACTCCTGGTACGCCACGGCGAGGCCCGGACCGGTGAAGTCCGACCGCACCGGCAACGCGTCCAGCCGCCGCGATCCGATCGACGCCGCCAGCTCGCGCGCCACCGTACGCACCGGCAACCCCGCGTCCCGATACGCGACATAGTCAGCGAACCCCTCGGTCAGCCACAGCGGCGTCGACGCGGTCGTGACGCTCCGCGTTGCCACATGCGTGATCTCGTGCGCCAGCAACACCTCCGGCCGGCTGAGCGTACGGAAGGTCGGTGAGTTGATCACGACCCGCGCGCCACTCGGCCCGCCGCTGGCCGACAGGTCGGCCGTCGTCACAGCCGCGATCCGCGTCAGGTCGGCGGTCGACTGCGTCAGCTTCGGGACGGCCGCCGCGGACGGTACGACGATCACCACCCGGCGCGTCCAACCGGACGGCACGACGGCGACCACTCGCCGGACCGCACGCTGCGCCGCAGCCAGGCACTCCGCCGCCAGCGACCGCTCGACCGGGTCATAGACGACCAGGACAGAATCCGAGGTCATCGTGTCGATGGCCGCGAG
The nucleotide sequence above comes from Fodinicola acaciae. Encoded proteins:
- a CDS encoding M48 family metallopeptidase; this encodes MAWSVGLAAVVLVALVAFAAIHSARTVPWHAAPVPEGGRTRPDPLIDFSDEERAVSRRYVTTMKPLAYASGVIGLIVPLVLGFTPLGAWLIRAVAAPFGGSYLAQLVVAVPLLALLLDLVTLPIGVRREIVRRRYGLSRRTWGLWLSDAAKGWLLSIILGELALLVLFALIWVLPQWWWLPAAAGAAILLTGMAFLQPLVFEPLFMRFTPLAEGPLRDRLFELAALDSVPVRTVLVADASRRTSGVNAYVSGFGASRRIVLFDTLLDDPQAQTQAELVVAHELGHAYHRDVHRAVWLGAAGAAIAACALFLALQLPWLLGIAGVVSAGDPAAIPLMLALAALGGVVLMPFETATSRRVEARADEHALERTGDPANFAAMQRQLAVRNLTDLYPSRFDVLFFGTHPSIPERIAHARDWARRHDLAPPAGLAS